Proteins encoded in a region of the Zea mays cultivar B73 chromosome 2, Zm-B73-REFERENCE-NAM-5.0, whole genome shotgun sequence genome:
- the LOC100384438 gene encoding uncharacterized protein LOC100384438 precursor, producing the protein MARSLLCARAVALISCSLAPTQVRLTARVPAPHPEASCSGAQLPAPSASSFPAPSPCFSLPARSASEVPPRSTCSQCLWFRLQFGAWSSLSVLSAERFSCARAQLWLVPHGGRGASLPAGTSLSANSSRPCQSPFLRSVPSRSVPSCFFLFPWRPSSSAPFSSDPCARSFSPSQDRPCALPSPSSRPALAPAMAFRRRSSLSSARPAFCARVLAVSVPAVRTIFSAPLPWSSRVCAQLAEFGLCSSCAQSMPALCFLRAGHSSEFPCVMSQKPLIVDVALRASCARRRSQAC; encoded by the coding sequence ATGGCGCGGTCGCTTCTCTGTGCACGCGCCGTCGCCCTGATTTCCTGCTCCCtggctccaactcaagttcgcttGACCGCGCGTGTCCCTGCGCCGCACCCTGAAGCCTCCTGCTCTGGCGCCCAGCTCCCTGCGCCGAGCGCTTCTTCTTTCCCTGCGCCCTCCCCTTGCTTCTCTCTTCCAGCTCGTTCAGCCAGCGAGGTCCCTCCCAGGTCTACCTGCTCGCAGTGCCTCTGGTTCCGGCTGCAGTTCGGTGCTTGGAGCTCCCTGTCCGTCCTTTCTGCCGAGCGATTTTCTTGCGCGCGCGCGCAGCTCTGGCTCGTTCCCCATGGTGGCCGCGGTGCCTCTCTGCCTGCTGGAACTTCCTTGTCCGCGAACTCCTCCCGTCCGTGCCAGTCGCCGTTTCTAAGATCGGTTCCAAGCCGCAGTGTGCCCAGCTGCTTCTTCCTCTTCCCATGGCGTCCATCTTCCTCGGCTCCTTTCAGCTCGGATCCCTGCGCGCGGAGTTTTTCCCCTAGCCAAGATCGTCCTTGCGCGCTGCCGTCGCCTAGTTCGCGTCCCGCTCTTGCTCCAGCTATGGCGTTTCGTCGTCGCAGTTCCCTGTCCTCTGCGCGCCCTGCTTTTTGTGCGCGCGTGCTCGCCGTCTCTGTTCCAGCCGTCCGCACAATTTTCTCTGCTCCCTTGCCATGGTCGTCGCGTGTCTGCGCGCAGCTCGCTGAGTTCGGTCTCTGTTCTTCCTGCGCCCAATCCATGCCCGCGCTTTGCTTTCTACGCGCTGGCCACAGCTCAGAGTTTCCCTGCGTGATGTCACAAAAACCGCTTATTGTTGATGTCGCGCTTCGTGCATCGTGTGCTCGACGGAGGTCCCAAGCCTGTTGA